One Campylobacter lari DNA segment encodes these proteins:
- the aroC gene encoding chorismate synthase, with the protein MNSFGARFKFTSFGESHGQAIGCVIDGMPAGVKFDFDFLQEMLDKRKPGQNKFSTPRKEEDKAQVLSGVFEGYTTGTPISVLVYNENTRSKDYEKDVFRPAHADFTYYHKYGIRDYRGGGRASARESVARVAAGAVAQMLLKEFDIEIMSGVFGVGSIDSKLSNDEFDFDYAKNSEVYALDKNLEQSFKDEILKAKKAKNSIGARVFTRVKNPIKGLGEPLYDKLDSKLAHAIMGVNAVKAIEIGSGIQSSYMYGSQNNDELKDGVFLSNHSGGILGGISNGDFIDIKTYFKPTPSIFLPQQTQNIQGENIIHELQGRHDPCVGIRGSVVVNAMVAICMADALLLNASSNLQNLQRVYVKNK; encoded by the coding sequence ATGAATAGTTTTGGAGCAAGATTTAAATTTACAAGCTTTGGCGAATCTCATGGTCAAGCTATAGGTTGTGTGATAGATGGTATGCCAGCAGGAGTAAAGTTTGACTTTGATTTTTTGCAAGAAATGTTAGATAAAAGAAAACCAGGTCAAAATAAATTTAGCACCCCTAGAAAAGAAGAAGATAAAGCTCAAGTTTTAAGTGGGGTTTTTGAGGGTTATACAACAGGAACTCCTATAAGTGTTTTGGTGTATAATGAAAATACACGCTCAAAAGATTATGAAAAAGATGTATTTCGTCCTGCGCATGCTGATTTTACTTATTATCACAAATATGGCATTAGAGATTATAGAGGCGGTGGAAGAGCTAGTGCTAGAGAAAGTGTAGCAAGAGTAGCAGCAGGAGCTGTGGCACAAATGCTTTTAAAAGAATTTGACATAGAGATAATGAGCGGAGTTTTTGGGGTAGGAAGTATTGATAGCAAACTTAGTAATGATGAGTTTGATTTTGATTATGCTAAAAATAGTGAAGTTTATGCTTTAGATAAAAATTTAGAGCAAAGTTTTAAAGATGAGATTTTAAAAGCTAAAAAGGCAAAAAACAGCATAGGTGCTAGAGTTTTTACTAGAGTGAAAAACCCTATAAAAGGCTTAGGCGAGCCTTTGTATGATAAGCTTGATTCTAAACTTGCTCATGCAATTATGGGAGTCAATGCGGTTAAAGCTATAGAAATAGGAAGTGGCATTCAAAGTAGCTATATGTATGGAAGTCAAAATAATGATGAGCTAAAAGATGGAGTGTTTTTAAGCAATCATAGCGGTGGGATCTTAGGTGGAATTTCTAATGGGGATTTTATTGATATAAAAACATATTTTAAACCAACGCCCTCTATATTTTTACCCCAACAAACGCAAAATATTCAAGGAGAAAATATTATACATGAGTTACAAGGCAGGCATGATCCTTGTGTGGGTATAAGGGGTAGTGTTGTGGTAAATGCTATGGTGGCAATTTGCATGGCT